The window CAGCGGCGGAACCGGCGTTGAAACCGAACCAACCCACCCACAGCATCGCGGCGCCCATCAGGGTGTAACCGAGGTTGTGCGGCGCCATCGGCGTGGTCGGGAAGCCTTTACGCTTGCCGAGCACGATGCACGCAACCAGACCGGCCACACCGGCGTTGATGTGCACCACGGTGCCGCCAGCGAAGTCGAGCACGCCCCAGTCCCACATCAGGCCGCCGTTGCCGGACCAGACCATGTGCGCAATCGGTGCGTAAACCAGGGTGAACCACACGCCCATGAAGATCAGCATGGCGGAGAACTTCATCCGCTCGGCGAAGGCACCGACGATCAGCGCAGGGGTGATGATGGCGAAGGTCATCTGGAAGGTGATGAACACCGCCTCAGGGAACAGCGCCGCAGGACCGGTCAGGCTCGACGGCGTGACACCGGCGAGGAATGCCTTGCCCATGCCACCGAAGAACGAGTTGAAGTTGACGACGCCCTGCTCCATGCCGGTGGTGTCGAACGCGATGCTGTAGCCATAAATGACCCACAGAATGCTGATCAGACCGGTAATGGCGAAGCACTGCATCATCACGGAAAGAATGTTTTTGGAGCGAACCATGCCGCCGTAGAACAGGGCGAGGCCGGGAATGGTCATGAACAGCACGAGGGCTGTCGAGGTCATCATCCAGGCGGTATCGCCGGAGTTGAGGACTGGGGCCGCCACTTCGTCTGCCGCCATAGCCAGGCTGGGCATTACGAGGGACAACAGGGCTCCTAGCCCTGCGAATTTACGCAGAGTCATATTGTTTTCTCCTGGGGCGTTGGGTTTGTGGCGGCGTTTAAATCGCGTCGGTATCGGTTTCGCCGGTACGGATGCGAATCGCCTGTTCCAGATTGACCACGAAGATCTTGCCGTCACCGATCTTGCCGGTGTTGGCGGCCTTGGTTATCGCCTCGATAACCCGGTCCAGATCCTTGTCGTCAATGGCGACATCGATCTTCACCTTGGGCAGAAAATCGACCACGTACTCCGCGCCGCGATACAGCTCGGTGTGACCCTTCTGCCGACCGAAGCCTTTGACTTCAGTAACGGTAATGCCCTGCACGCCGATCTCGGACAGCGACTCGCGCACGTCGTCCAGTTTGAACGGCTTGATGATGGCAGTGACTAGCTTCATGAAAACTCTCTCCCGAATTGGTGGACTTGCCCCAGGAAAACAAACCCGTCTCAAGTCTAAGCGCAGTGCCTGGCTTTGTAACGCATCGTCGACCTTACCTGCCCGTCCGACGCCAGCTAACCGCTCCTCACGAAACAACTCCCCGTTCCGCTTGGCGCACTGCATTCGTCACAGCGACTGCATCAGTGCATGGGTTACGACTGACTAAGCAGAAAGCTTGCCATCTCGCCAAAACCCACTGAATTCAATCCTTTGGCC is drawn from Pseudomonas sp. 31-12 and contains these coding sequences:
- a CDS encoding ammonium transporter; amino-acid sequence: MTLRKFAGLGALLSLVMPSLAMAADEVAAPVLNSGDTAWMMTSTALVLFMTIPGLALFYGGMVRSKNILSVMMQCFAITGLISILWVIYGYSIAFDTTGMEQGVVNFNSFFGGMGKAFLAGVTPSSLTGPAALFPEAVFITFQMTFAIITPALIVGAFAERMKFSAMLIFMGVWFTLVYAPIAHMVWSGNGGLMWDWGVLDFAGGTVVHINAGVAGLVACIVLGKRKGFPTTPMAPHNLGYTLMGAAMLWVGWFGFNAGSAAAANGTAGMAMLVTQIATAAAALGWMFAEWITHGKPSALGIASGVVAGLVAITPAAGTVGPMGALVIGLAAGVVCFFCATTLKRKLGYDDSLDAFGVHGIGGILGAILTGVFAAPSLGGFGTVTDIAAQVWIQCKGVGFTVIYTAIVTYVILKVLDAVMGLRITEEEEAVGIDLALHNERGYNL
- the glnK gene encoding P-II family nitrogen regulator translates to MKLVTAIIKPFKLDDVRESLSEIGVQGITVTEVKGFGRQKGHTELYRGAEYVVDFLPKVKIDVAIDDKDLDRVIEAITKAANTGKIGDGKIFVVNLEQAIRIRTGETDTDAI